The following are encoded together in the Juglans microcarpa x Juglans regia isolate MS1-56 chromosome 2D, Jm3101_v1.0, whole genome shotgun sequence genome:
- the LOC121251203 gene encoding transcription factor MYB8-like: MVKSPYYDELSGLKKGAWSPEEDDKLRVYVQRYGHWNWRELPKFAGLSRCGKSCRLRWMNYLQPDVKRGNYTKEEDEVILKLHEELGNKWSIIASKLPGRTDNEIKNHWHTHLKKRAKQNLRKFEVKDHLLLSEASHCEKSQTNKDHSESESVPADYAPSHHILESSVLSQETACSSDFTSSTSSPHDQLSSGVNWAVDQDSQLGLSETFDQFSGDFWTEPFVADNTFVSNYRPSPSLFDGEFTSPYASYHNNGSDLCWDLGF, from the exons ATGGTGAAATCCCCCTATTATGACGAATTAAGTGGACTGAAGAAAGGTGCGTGGAGTCCTGAAGAAGATGACAAGTTAAGGGTTTATGTTCAGAGATATGGCCATTGGAACTGGCGTGAGCTTCCCAAGTTTGCTG GTCTATCAAGGTGCGGGAAGAGTTGCCGACTACGTTGGATGAACTACCTCCAGCCAGATGTAAAACGGGGAAACTACACCAAAGAGGAAGACGAAGTCATCCTCAAATTACATGAAGAACTTGGGAATAA atgGTCTATTATCGCCTCTAAGTTACCAGGAAGAACAGACAATGAAATAAAGAACCATTGGCACACCCACCTAAAGAAGCGTGCAAAGCAAAACCTGAGGAAGTTCGAGGTGAAAGATCACCTTCTGCTCAGTGAGGCTTCCCACTGCGAAAAAAGCCAAACCAATAAAGATCACTCAGAATCTGAAAGTGTTCCTGCTGATTATGCTCCGTCTCACCATATTTTAGAGAGCTCTGTATTGTCCCAGGAAACAGCATGTTCAAGTGATTTCACCTCCTCCACCAGCTCTCCTCACGATCAACTTTCGTCTGGCGTAAATTGGGCTGTAGATCAAGACAGCCAGCTCGGGTTGTCAGAAACATTTGATCAATTTAGTGGAGATTTCTGGACTGAACCATTTGTAGCAGACAACACATTCGTATCAAATTACCGTCCATCACCCAGCTTATTTGATGGGGAATTCACATCACCATATGCTTCGTATCATAATAATGGCTCGgatttgtgttgggatttgggTTTTTAG